A genomic stretch from Candidatus Omnitrophota bacterium includes:
- the mutM gene encoding DNA-formamidopyrimidine glycosylase, translating into MPELPEVETIRRQLDRAVKGKKIKGVRVRNAKVIKQPSAEKFIQALKAVTIKNIIRKSKALIFELSSGKSLVVHLRMTGQLVYPGGGKASRVIFLFSDGTSLDFNDRRILGELRIIDDWKQLAYIKELGPEPFDIGPAEFKAMLAKKPTKIKPLLMDQKFLAGVGNLYAAEALFRAGISPLRPASSLSDKEKGSLFKEIKDTLNEAIHCGGSSVDQYVQLTGGRGSYAAHHKVYGREGKPCLKCKTHIKRIALAGRGTYFCPKCQK; encoded by the coding sequence ATGCCGGAATTACCAGAGGTTGAAACGATAAGGCGGCAGTTAGACAGGGCCGTTAAGGGCAAAAAGATAAAAGGCGTCCGCGTGCGTAACGCGAAGGTCATAAAGCAGCCGTCCGCGGAAAAGTTCATACAGGCCTTGAAGGCGGTAACCATAAAAAACATCATCAGGAAGTCAAAGGCGCTGATCTTTGAGCTGTCTTCCGGCAAGTCCCTGGTCGTGCATTTAAGGATGACCGGGCAGCTGGTGTATCCCGGAGGCGGCAAGGCAAGCAGGGTGATATTCCTGTTTTCAGACGGGACATCGCTTGATTTTAACGACAGGCGCATTTTAGGGGAATTGCGTATCATTGACGACTGGAAACAACTTGCCTATATAAAGGAGCTTGGGCCTGAGCCGTTTGACATAGGGCCGGCGGAATTCAAGGCGATGCTGGCGAAGAAGCCCACAAAGATAAAGCCCCTGCTTATGGACCAGAAGTTCCTTGCCGGGGTAGGCAACCTTTACGCCGCTGAAGCGCTTTTCAGGGCGGGCATAAGCCCTTTAAGGCCTGCCTCGTCGCTGTCGGATAAAGAAAAGGGGTCATTATTCAAGGAGATCAAAGATACGTTAAATGAAGCCATACATTGCGGCGGCTCGTCTGTTGACCAGTATGTTCAGCTTACTGGCGGAAGGGGCAGTTATGCCGCGCACCATAAGGTTTACGGCAGGGAAGGTAAGCCCTGTCTTAAGTGCAAGACGCATATAAAGCGCATAGCATTGGCTGGAAGGGGCACATATTTTTGCCCGAAGTGTCAGAAATGA
- a CDS encoding dihydroorotate dehydrogenase electron transfer subunit, translated as MKSHYQEQAEIIRHFNIAPSRCKLILRAPTIAKRAKPGQFVHVRTSQSAQVLLRRPFSVHRARPQAGSIEIAYEIAGRGTELLSEKRPGVKLDIIGPLGNGFDTSSVSEAAILVAGGMGVAPLIFLAEKLTEGKRKKEKGKIVVLIGAKSKSHLICVNDFKKLGCEVRVATDDGSAGFKGKVTDLLRHYILRESASIYACGPLPMLKIIGDISRKHNIPAQVSMEQFMGCGLGACMGCVIETRYGYKRVCHDGPVFDARDIM; from the coding sequence ATGAAAAGTCATTATCAGGAACAGGCAGAGATAATCAGGCATTTTAATATCGCGCCTTCGCGCTGTAAATTGATCCTGCGCGCGCCCACGATCGCAAAGCGCGCTAAGCCGGGTCAGTTTGTCCACGTGAGGACCTCTCAATCAGCGCAGGTCCTTTTGCGCAGGCCTTTCAGCGTGCACAGGGCGCGTCCTCAGGCCGGCAGCATTGAGATCGCCTATGAAATAGCAGGCAGGGGCACAGAGTTATTGTCTGAAAAGAGGCCGGGCGTAAAATTGGACATCATCGGGCCGTTAGGAAACGGATTTGACACAAGCTCCGTTTCGGAGGCGGCGATACTGGTTGCCGGCGGCATGGGGGTCGCGCCGCTAATTTTTCTTGCGGAAAAATTAACGGAAGGAAAAAGGAAAAAGGAAAAAGGAAAAATCGTAGTTTTGATAGGCGCCAAAAGCAAGAGCCACTTGATTTGCGTGAACGATTTTAAAAAACTGGGCTGTGAAGTAAGGGTGGCTACTGACGACGGCAGCGCGGGGTTCAAAGGCAAAGTAACGGATTTATTACGACATTATATTTTACGGGAATCCGCGTCCATCTATGCCTGCGGCCCATTACCGATGTTGAAAATAATCGGCGATATTTCCAGAAAACACAATATTCCAGCCCAGGTTTCTATGGAGCAGTTTATGGGCTGCGGCCTGGGCGCGTGTATGGGGTGCGTGATCGAAACAAGATACGGATATAAACGCGTCTGCCATGACGGCCCTGTGTTTGACGCGAGAGATATAATGTAG
- a CDS encoding TSUP family transporter produces the protein MEQLSYILLGLVAGIASGIFGIGGGTILIPAMVFILGLTQHQAQGTTLALMVPPIGLLAAWRYYQSGNVKLAMAAFICVGFFAGGWLGAHMAQNISEPMLKRLFGLFLLFLSLRMIFTK, from the coding sequence ATGGAACAACTGTCATATATATTATTAGGTTTAGTCGCCGGCATAGCCAGTGGTATCTTTGGCATAGGCGGAGGGACTATCCTGATCCCGGCTATGGTGTTTATTCTCGGCCTGACCCAGCATCAGGCGCAGGGAACTACTCTGGCGTTGATGGTGCCGCCCATAGGGCTTTTGGCTGCCTGGCGTTATTATCAGAGCGGCAACGTTAAGCTGGCCATGGCCGCCTTTATCTGTGTGGGGTTCTTTGCCGGCGGCTGGTTAGGCGCGCATATGGCGCAGAATATTTCCGAACCGATGTTAAAGCGGCTTTTCGGTTTATTTCTTTTATTCCTTTCCCTGAGGATGATTTTTACAAAATAA
- a CDS encoding dihydroorotate dehydrogenase, producing MPSKLSVNIGKLKLKNPVMAASGTFGYAREFQDLIDLSCIGAIVSKTITLKPRPGNPPPRVAETPSGMLNSIGLQNEGLDNFIEDKLPYLAGLNTRVIASIAAEGPGEIAAISSRLDKTAIDAIELNLSCPNIKGVKVSKRQGVKLVAQDAAVTHRFVKAARGSTGKTLIAKLSPNVTDIKEIARAAQSAGADAVSLVNTFYGMSIDIDTRMSRLGNVIGGLSGPAIKPIALKMVYDVYKAVDIPVIGMGGIMNAEDALEFIIAGASAVCVGTVNFVDPNTACEIVRGLEDYTRKHKLSGIKKLIGGLRV from the coding sequence ATGCCTTCAAAACTATCAGTTAATATAGGAAAGCTTAAATTAAAAAATCCGGTCATGGCGGCATCCGGCACATTCGGATATGCCAGGGAATTCCAGGACCTGATCGACTTAAGCTGTATCGGAGCGATAGTTTCCAAGACAATAACTTTAAAGCCGCGCCCGGGTAATCCGCCGCCGCGCGTAGCAGAGACGCCGTCGGGCATGCTTAATTCCATCGGCCTGCAGAACGAGGGGCTGGATAACTTCATAGAAGACAAATTGCCGTATTTAGCTGGGTTGAATACCCGCGTCATTGCCAGTATCGCGGCAGAGGGACCGGGTGAGATCGCGGCTATCAGCAGCCGGCTGGATAAGACAGCCATAGACGCGATTGAATTGAATCTTTCCTGCCCGAATATAAAAGGTGTCAAGGTGTCAAAGCGTCAAGGTGTCAAGTTGGTTGCCCAGGATGCTGCCGTAACACACAGGTTTGTGAAGGCCGCGCGCGGGTCTACCGGCAAGACCTTGATCGCCAAGTTGAGCCCCAACGTTACCGACATTAAAGAGATCGCCCGGGCAGCTCAAAGCGCCGGAGCTGATGCCGTGAGTTTGGTAAATACCTTTTATGGGATGAGCATTGATATAGATACGCGAATGTCCAGGTTAGGCAATGTTATCGGCGGCTTAAGCGGCCCGGCGATAAAGCCCATTGCCTTAAAGATGGTCTATGATGTATATAAAGCGGTGGATATCCCCGTGATCGGCATGGGCGGAATTATGAATGCCGAGGACGCCCTGGAGTTTATCATCGCCGGCGCCAGCGCTGTCTGCGTGGGCACCGTCAATTTTGTTGATCCCAATACCGCATGCGAAATCGTCCGCGGGTTGGAGGATTATACGCGAAAACATAAATTAAGCGGCATTAAGAAATTGATCGGAGGCCTCAGGGTATAG
- the pyrF gene encoding orotidine-5'-phosphate decarboxylase — protein MAGKNKPKLVVALDVDTLAAAKKIANALYPRVRWFKVGSQLFTACGPEIIRFLKAKGAKVFLDLKFHDIPNTAANAARQAARLRADMFNAHISGGEEMLKAAVEAARQEAKARRSAAPIILGVTVLTSQKTTLNSVLALSGLAKRSGLDGVVASVNEAGAIKRRLGRDFVVLCPGIRLEGAPSDDQKRRATPEEAKKQGADFIVVGRPVIKAKDPRKEAGLIIDALNK, from the coding sequence ATGGCTGGAAAGAATAAGCCAAAACTGGTGGTGGCTTTGGACGTGGATACTCTTGCCGCCGCCAAAAAGATAGCCAACGCGCTTTATCCGCGGGTAAGATGGTTTAAAGTAGGCAGTCAGTTATTCACCGCCTGCGGCCCGGAGATTATCAGGTTTCTGAAGGCGAAAGGCGCGAAGGTATTCCTTGACCTGAAATTTCACGACATCCCCAATACGGCAGCGAACGCGGCCAGGCAGGCGGCGCGGCTCAGGGCGGATATGTTCAACGCGCATATTTCAGGCGGAGAAGAGATGCTTAAGGCGGCGGTTGAGGCGGCGCGCCAGGAGGCAAAGGCGCGGAGGAGCGCCGCGCCGATTATTCTGGGGGTTACGGTCCTCACAAGCCAAAAAACCACTCTCAACAGCGTGTTGGCCCTGAGCGGCCTGGCAAAAAGATCGGGATTAGACGGGGTCGTCGCCTCGGTCAATGAGGCAGGCGCGATCAAAAGGCGGCTGGGAAGGGATTTTGTGGTGCTTTGCCCGGGCATACGGCTTGAAGGCGCGCCTTCCGACGACCAGAAGCGCCGCGCCACTCCCGAAGAGGCGAAAAAACAGGGCGCCGATTTCATTGTTGTGGGCAGGCCGGTGATAAAGGCCAAAGACCCGCGGAAAGAAGCGGGGTTGATCATTGATGCCTTGAATAAATGA
- a CDS encoding F0F1 ATP synthase subunit epsilon has translation MSEFDLLISSPVKKLFEGRAGSVTLPGKSGRFTILARHAPLLALLKSGQIKVEAAGGGQSFAIERGFVEAHDNKVSVFVRTRPAALE, from the coding sequence ATGAGCGAATTTGACCTGCTTATCAGTTCTCCGGTAAAAAAACTCTTTGAGGGAAGGGCGGGTTCGGTCACCCTTCCCGGGAAGAGCGGCCGGTTCACCATACTCGCCCGGCACGCCCCGCTACTTGCCTTGCTGAAGAGCGGCCAGATCAAAGTGGAGGCGGCAGGCGGCGGGCAGTCATTCGCCATAGAGCGGGGGTTTGTGGAGGCGCACGATAACAAGGTATCGGTGTTCGTGCGCACAAGGCCGGCGGCGCTTGAATAA
- a CDS encoding AtpZ/AtpI family protein produces MIWQGVALRGLALLTELGLVIFFSIGIGIWIGSRIDRFFNTRGIFTVVFLFFGLIAAFLSAWRLIQKDKMV; encoded by the coding sequence ATGATCTGGCAGGGGGTGGCCTTGAGGGGCCTGGCGCTGTTAACGGAGCTGGGGCTGGTGATCTTTTTCTCTATCGGTATCGGCATATGGATCGGCAGCCGCATTGACAGATTTTTTAACACGCGCGGCATATTTACCGTAGTGTTCCTGTTCTTCGGGCTGATCGCGGCATTCCTTAGCGCCTGGCGCCTGATCCAGAAGGATAAAATGGTTTAA
- a CDS encoding ATP synthase subunit I: MREDLNELKARISKKAFFTAALFAVIALLLKRYYLGAGLMLGSLVSIFNFNMLAKKAEKIAQNKIMPVYFVFGYTGRYLLMALALFAAAKSDLAAFIGAAIGLFSVRFAVYCESFSKKGIQCRT, from the coding sequence ATGCGTGAAGACCTGAATGAGCTGAAGGCAAGGATCTCAAAAAAGGCGTTTTTTACGGCTGCCCTGTTTGCCGTGATCGCGCTATTGCTGAAGAGGTATTATCTGGGCGCGGGCCTTATGCTGGGTTCGCTGGTAAGCATATTCAATTTTAATATGCTGGCGAAAAAGGCCGAGAAGATCGCGCAGAATAAAATAATGCCCGTTTATTTTGTTTTCGGATACACCGGCAGATACCTGCTTATGGCCCTTGCGCTTTTTGCCGCGGCAAAAAGCGATCTTGCCGCCTTTATAGGCGCGGCAATAGGCCTGTTCAGCGTCCGGTTTGCCGTATATTGTGAGTCATTTTCTAAGAAAGGTATTCAGTGCAGGACATAG
- the atpB gene encoding F0F1 ATP synthase subunit A, translating into MQDIASLKTLTLTIFGRGVAVNPDTLLMTVAVIVILLALACLLSIGASVRPNKRQLLAEALIEWFQGILDDSLGEGGRRYLSFTLSIFLFVLIANWASVIPRLKSPTRDLNATLAIALLVLIVAHVSAIRKKGLKRYIKAYFEPFWFLFPSNVISEFSKTLSHSFRLFGNMFAGGVVIALIPLLLMRLPKFFGAPLVILSQPALSAFFGIFIGGIQAFVFAMLAIAYIGVLQQE; encoded by the coding sequence GTGCAGGACATAGCCAGCTTGAAGACGCTGACATTAACCATCTTCGGCAGGGGCGTCGCGGTCAATCCCGATACCCTGCTGATGACGGTAGCGGTAATCGTCATATTATTGGCCCTGGCCTGTTTGTTAAGTATAGGCGCCTCTGTCCGGCCGAACAAAAGGCAGCTCCTTGCCGAGGCGCTTATTGAGTGGTTCCAGGGCATACTTGATGATTCCCTGGGAGAGGGAGGCAGAAGATACCTCAGTTTCACACTCAGCATATTTCTCTTTGTGCTGATCGCCAACTGGGCATCGGTAATACCGCGGCTGAAGAGCCCGACGCGGGATTTGAATGCGACCCTGGCGATAGCCCTTCTCGTATTGATCGTAGCGCACGTCTCGGCCATAAGGAAGAAGGGGTTGAAAAGGTATATCAAGGCGTACTTTGAGCCGTTCTGGTTCTTGTTCCCATCTAACGTGATCTCGGAGTTCAGCAAGACGCTTTCGCATTCATTCAGGTTGTTCGGGAATATGTTCGCGGGAGGGGTGGTCATTGCCTTGATACCGCTTTTATTAATGCGCCTGCCTAAGTTTTTCGGCGCGCCGCTTGTGATCTTAAGCCAGCCGGCGCTCAGCGCGTTTTTCGGGATTTTTATCGGCGGCATCCAGGCGTTCGTATTTGCCATGCTGGCCATTGCCTATATAGGCGTATTACAACAGGAATAA
- the atpE gene encoding ATP synthase F0 subunit C: protein MAVPIDGNVIIRAAALLGAGLCMGIGAIGPGVGEGYVGGRACEALARQPELQGPIIRTMLLADAVAETTGIYSLVISILLIFVVT, encoded by the coding sequence ATGGCGGTACCTATTGACGGAAATGTAATTATCAGGGCGGCGGCGCTTCTGGGCGCCGGGCTGTGCATGGGCATAGGCGCTATCGGCCCGGGAGTAGGAGAGGGCTATGTAGGAGGCAGGGCATGCGAGGCGCTGGCCAGGCAGCCGGAGCTGCAGGGCCCGATTATCCGTACTATGCTTCTGGCAGACGCTGTAGCAGAGACCACCGGCATATATTCGCTGGTCATCTCCATACTGCTGATTTTTGTGGTTACATGA
- the atpF gene encoding F0F1 ATP synthase subunit B, with the protein MNLNLTLILEIISFLILMALLSRLLYRPILGVMSKRQDEVNRGIDSANKAAEEARKNVLLSEKNLKDAQEQIMKLKRDTQLHAENLKMQIEQEARQEAGRLLKQAGEEINRQFNAAQEKLEQRIAEFSVAIAGKILSREIDAKDHQRLIEEGIKNILASERAD; encoded by the coding sequence ATGAACCTTAATCTTACCTTAATATTAGAAATCATCAGCTTCCTCATCCTGATGGCGCTGCTCAGCCGTCTTCTTTACCGGCCCATACTCGGAGTTATGAGCAAGCGGCAGGATGAGGTCAACCGCGGCATAGATTCGGCGAATAAGGCGGCTGAAGAGGCGCGTAAGAATGTCCTGCTTTCGGAGAAGAACTTAAAGGACGCGCAGGAACAGATCATGAAACTTAAGCGCGATACCCAGCTGCATGCGGAAAACCTGAAGATGCAGATAGAACAGGAGGCGCGGCAGGAAGCAGGGCGGCTGCTCAAGCAGGCGGGCGAGGAGATAAACAGGCAGTTTAACGCCGCGCAGGAGAAACTTGAGCAGAGAATAGCCGAGTTTTCCGTAGCTATAGCCGGAAAAATACTCAGCAGAGAGATAGACGCCAAAGACCACCAGCGGCTTATTGAGGAAGGCATAAAAAATATTCTGGCATCAGAGAGGGCGGATTAA
- the atpH gene encoding ATP synthase F1 subunit delta: protein MDGWEILHERYAKALFLASEHAKCSEDVLEELEWLVALLKNEQLQLHSVFSSLIIGRREKEDVLESICAKARFPEVMKSFLCVLARGNRLNMIHGIFLRYRDMFDQSRRRLKVFVTAAEELKPSQKEKLAQALSRRLKKEVDVAVKVEPALLGGLKIQVGDELMDFSVKNSLEAIMAG from the coding sequence ATGGACGGATGGGAGATACTGCACGAACGTTACGCCAAGGCGCTGTTCCTGGCTTCGGAGCACGCCAAATGCAGCGAAGATGTGCTTGAGGAGCTGGAATGGCTGGTTGCTTTGCTGAAAAACGAACAGTTGCAGCTTCACAGCGTATTTTCCTCGCTGATCATAGGCCGCCGGGAAAAGGAGGATGTCCTTGAGTCCATATGCGCGAAGGCGCGTTTTCCCGAGGTTATGAAGAGCTTTCTTTGCGTGCTCGCGCGGGGAAACCGGCTGAACATGATCCACGGCATATTTTTGAGATACAGGGATATGTTTGACCAGTCGCGCAGGCGCCTTAAGGTATTCGTGACAGCGGCAGAGGAATTGAAGCCCTCTCAGAAGGAAAAACTGGCGCAGGCATTAAGCAGGCGCCTTAAAAAAGAAGTTGATGTGGCGGTCAAGGTGGAGCCGGCATTATTAGGCGGGCTTAAGATCCAGGTGGGGGATGAATTGATGGATTTTTCCGTAAAGAATAGTCTTGAAGCGATAATGGCAGGTTGA